From a single Brassica rapa cultivar Chiifu-401-42 chromosome A01, CAAS_Brap_v3.01, whole genome shotgun sequence genomic region:
- the LOC103866520 gene encoding DNA topoisomerase 1 alpha isoform X1: MGSEAVSKPVMHNDDDDNKPLVFKKSVVIPSTVKDGDSEDDTPLRSIISIAPEQKINGNKGLDRSSRIIRHEESDDDEAPISSRLQKKKHVNEISSSDEKKHLVKKLQNGSKLESERPKVSGKRLLEKDSSEDQSSMKKHKASSSTAKQDSAKAESLSGKRKAVVSTNETDDDDDDDDVPISKRIKTDSSSNIKTPPTKPTVTKQSSTSSTRKQNVTRVASPLPKKRSKRSKKNSDYAKSSKSLRSGDGKKKWTTLVHNGVTFPPPYEPHGSKILYKGKPVNLSPEQEEVATMFAVMRETDYYNNPLFRKNFWSDWRKLLGKKHVIQTLDDCDFTPIYEWHLEKKQKNKEKKEKKQEQEEKYMWAIIDGVKEKVSSCKCSPSFGLRLTYCDGCLSLFQIGNYKVEPPGLFRGRGEHPKMGKFKRRIHPHDITLNIGKDAPIPECPIPGERWKEIKHDNTVSWLAMWNDPVILKKEKYVGLSASSSQKGQSDKDKYENARKLKDHIESIREAYTKNFTSKDVLKRQIAVATYLIDKLALRAGTDKDDDEADTVGCCTLKVDHVECIHPNQLKFDFLGKDSIRYENTVEVEPPVYKAIGQFKAGKSNSDDLFDEIDANKLNAHLKELMPGLTAKVFRTYNASITLDKTLRRETKDGVDVNQKKIVYDQANKEVAIICNHQRAVTKSHGAQVKKLKDKIDELKEGLKQLKTNLKRAKKGEDPLEGSDGKKTRNITPEAWEKKITQQKMKAEKMERDMQTKEDLKTVALGTSKINYMDPRITVAWCKRNEVPIEKVKIEILMLLVGGKVKKKRLSGLNSVNVL, encoded by the exons ATGGGCTCTGAGGCTGTTTCGAAACCAGTGATGCAcaacgatgatgatgataataagCCTTTAGTGTTCAAGAAAAGTGTTGTTATACCATCAACTGTTAAGGATGGAGATTCTGAGGATGATACACCTTTACGTTCCATAATCTCCATTGCGCCAGAACAAAAGATCAACGGAAACAAAGGTTTGGATAGGTCAAGTAGAATCATTAGACATGAAGAGtcagatgatgatgaagctCCAATATCGTCAAGGTTACAAAAGAAGAAGCATGTCAATGAAATTTCAAGTAGTGATGAAAAGAAACATTTGGTTAAGAAGTTGCAGAATGGTTCCAAGCTTGAAAGTGAAAGGCCAAAGGTGTCTGGCAAGAGACTTTTGGAGAAGGACAGCTCTGAAGATCAATCTTCCATGAAAAAGCACAAGGCATCATCTTCAACTGCGAAACAAGATTCTGCGAAAGCAGAAAGTTTAAGTGGAAAGAGGAAGGCTGTGGTATCAACTAATGaaactgatgatgatgatgatgatgatgatgttcccATTTCCAAGAGAATCAAGACAGACTCTTCCTCCAACATTAAAACACCACCCACAAAGCCTACAGTAACAAAACAGAGTTCTACTTCATCAACTAGGAAGCAGAATGTGACAAGAGTAGCTTCTCCTCTGCCCAAGAAAAGGAGCAAAAGATCCAAGAAAAACTCTGATTATGCAAAGTCTTCAAAATCTTTACGTTCTGGAGATGGGAAAAAGAAGTGGACAACCTTGGTGCACAACGGTGTCACTTTTCCACCACCGTATGAACCTCATGGTAGCAAGATCTTATACAAGGGAAAGCCAGTCAATTTATCTCCTGAGCAAGAAGAG GTTGCAACCATGTTTGCTGTGATGAGGGAGACAGACTATTATAACAACCCTTTATTTAGAAAGAATTTCTGGAGTGACTGGAGAAAACTACTTGGAAAGAAACATGTGATACAGACGCTAGATGATTGTGACTTTACCCCAATATATGAGTGGCATTTGGAAAAGAAGCAG AAGAATaaagagaaaaaagagaaaaaacagGAGCAGGAAGAGAAGTATATGTGGGCTATTATAGACGGTGTCAAAGAGAAAGTAAGTTCATGTAAATGCTCTCCATCTTTTGGGTTAAGGCTTACTTACTGTGATggttgtctctctctctttcagaTTGGGAACTATAAGGTTGAACCTCCTGGGTTATTCAGAGGCCGGGGAGAACATCCtaag ATGGGAAAGTTTAAGAGGCGTATACATCCTCATGACATCACTCTAAACATAGGGAAAGATGCTCCTATCCCTGAATGCCCCATACCTGGTGAAAG ATGGAAAGAAATAAAGCATGATAACACAGTCTCATGGCTAGCAATGTGGAATGATCCTGTTATCttaaaaaaggaaaagtatGTTGGTCTGTCAGCTAGCAGTTCTCAGAAAGGACAAAGCGACAAGGATAAGTACGAGAATGCCAGGAAGCTTAAG gaCCACATAGAAAGTATAAGAGAAGCTTACACCAAGAACTTTACTTCTAAAGATGTTCTAAAGCGTCAGATAGCTGTGGCTACCTATCTCATTGATAAATTGGCACTTAGAGCTGGTACTGATAAG GATGATGATGAGGCAGACACTGTTGGTTGCTGTACGCTAAAAGTAGACCATGTGGAGTGCATTCATCCAAATCAGTTAAAG TTTGACTTCCTTGGTAAAGATTCAATAAGATATGAGAATACTGTTGAAGTTGAGCCTCCTGTTTACAAAGCCATTGGACAGTTCAAAGCTG GTAAATCCAATTCAGACGATCTTTTTGATGAGATAGACGCAAACAAACTGAACGCTCATCTTAAGGAGCTTATGCCTGGACTCACAGCTAAAGTATTCCGTACATACAATGCATCCATCACCCTGGATAAAACG TTGCGTCGAGAAACCAAAGATGGTGTTGATGTCAACcagaaaaaaatagtttatgaTCAAGCCAACAAGGAG GTGGCCATAATCTGTAATCACCAGCGTGCTGTTACAAAGTCTCACGGTGCACAAGTCAAGAAACTGAAAGATAAGATAGATGAACTCAAG GAGGGTCTAaaacaacttaaaaccaatCTAAAGAGGGCTAAAAAGGGAGAAGATCCATTAGAGGGTTCAGATGGAAAGAAAACGAGAAACATAACTCCAGAAGC GTGGGAGAAGAAGATAACTCAACAGAAGATGAAGGCTGAGAAGATGGAACGGGACATGCAGACAAAGGAGGATTTGAAAACTGTGGCCTTGGGAACGTCTAAAATTAATTACATGGATCCTAGGATCACAGTTGCGTGGTGCAAACGTAATGAAGTACCCattgaaaaggtaaaaatagaaatattgaTGTTACTTGTGGGGGGTAAAGTGAAAAAGAAACGACTGAGTGGTCTAAATAGCGTTAAtgttctttaa
- the LOC103866520 gene encoding DNA topoisomerase 1 alpha isoform X2, with protein MGSEAVSKPVMHNDDDDNKPLVFKKSVVIPSTVKDGDSEDDTPLRSIISIAPEQKINGNKGLDRSSRIIRHEESDDDEAPISSRLQKKKHVNEISSSDEKKHLVKKLQNGSKLESERPKVSGKRLLEKDSSEDQSSMKKHKASSSTAKQDSAKAESLSGKRKAVVSTNETDDDDDDDDVPISKRIKTDSSSNIKTPPTKPTVTKQSSTSSTRKQNVTRVASPLPKKRSKRSKKNSDYAKSSKSLRSGDGKKKWTTLVHNGVTFPPPYEPHGSKILYKGKPVNLSPEQEEVATMFAVMRETDYYNNPLFRKNFWSDWRKLLGKKHVIQTLDDCDFTPIYEWHLEKKQKNKEKKEKKQEQEEKYMWAIIDGVKEKVSSCKCSPSFGLRLTYCDGCLSLFQIGNYKVEPPGLFRGRGEHPKMGKFKRRIHPHDITLNIGKDAPIPECPIPGERWKEIKHDNTVSWLAMWNDPVILKKEKYVGLSASSSQKGQSDKDKYENARKLKDHIESIREAYTKNFTSKDVLKRQIAVATYLIDKLALRAGTDKDDDEADTVGCCTLKVDHVECIHPNQLKFDFLGKDSIRYENTVEVEPPVYKAIGQFKAGKSNSDDLFDEIDANKLNAHLKELMPGLTAKVFRTYNASITLDKTLRRETKDGVDVNQKKIVYDQANKEVAIICNHQRAVTKSHGAQVKKLKDKIDELKEGLKQLKTNLKRAKKGEDPLEGSDGKKTRNITPEAWEKKITQQKMKAEKMERDMQTKEDLKTVALGTSKINYMDPRITVAWCKRNEVPIEKMFTKTLQEKFTWAMDVEPDFRF; from the exons ATGGGCTCTGAGGCTGTTTCGAAACCAGTGATGCAcaacgatgatgatgataataagCCTTTAGTGTTCAAGAAAAGTGTTGTTATACCATCAACTGTTAAGGATGGAGATTCTGAGGATGATACACCTTTACGTTCCATAATCTCCATTGCGCCAGAACAAAAGATCAACGGAAACAAAGGTTTGGATAGGTCAAGTAGAATCATTAGACATGAAGAGtcagatgatgatgaagctCCAATATCGTCAAGGTTACAAAAGAAGAAGCATGTCAATGAAATTTCAAGTAGTGATGAAAAGAAACATTTGGTTAAGAAGTTGCAGAATGGTTCCAAGCTTGAAAGTGAAAGGCCAAAGGTGTCTGGCAAGAGACTTTTGGAGAAGGACAGCTCTGAAGATCAATCTTCCATGAAAAAGCACAAGGCATCATCTTCAACTGCGAAACAAGATTCTGCGAAAGCAGAAAGTTTAAGTGGAAAGAGGAAGGCTGTGGTATCAACTAATGaaactgatgatgatgatgatgatgatgatgttcccATTTCCAAGAGAATCAAGACAGACTCTTCCTCCAACATTAAAACACCACCCACAAAGCCTACAGTAACAAAACAGAGTTCTACTTCATCAACTAGGAAGCAGAATGTGACAAGAGTAGCTTCTCCTCTGCCCAAGAAAAGGAGCAAAAGATCCAAGAAAAACTCTGATTATGCAAAGTCTTCAAAATCTTTACGTTCTGGAGATGGGAAAAAGAAGTGGACAACCTTGGTGCACAACGGTGTCACTTTTCCACCACCGTATGAACCTCATGGTAGCAAGATCTTATACAAGGGAAAGCCAGTCAATTTATCTCCTGAGCAAGAAGAG GTTGCAACCATGTTTGCTGTGATGAGGGAGACAGACTATTATAACAACCCTTTATTTAGAAAGAATTTCTGGAGTGACTGGAGAAAACTACTTGGAAAGAAACATGTGATACAGACGCTAGATGATTGTGACTTTACCCCAATATATGAGTGGCATTTGGAAAAGAAGCAG AAGAATaaagagaaaaaagagaaaaaacagGAGCAGGAAGAGAAGTATATGTGGGCTATTATAGACGGTGTCAAAGAGAAAGTAAGTTCATGTAAATGCTCTCCATCTTTTGGGTTAAGGCTTACTTACTGTGATggttgtctctctctctttcagaTTGGGAACTATAAGGTTGAACCTCCTGGGTTATTCAGAGGCCGGGGAGAACATCCtaag ATGGGAAAGTTTAAGAGGCGTATACATCCTCATGACATCACTCTAAACATAGGGAAAGATGCTCCTATCCCTGAATGCCCCATACCTGGTGAAAG ATGGAAAGAAATAAAGCATGATAACACAGTCTCATGGCTAGCAATGTGGAATGATCCTGTTATCttaaaaaaggaaaagtatGTTGGTCTGTCAGCTAGCAGTTCTCAGAAAGGACAAAGCGACAAGGATAAGTACGAGAATGCCAGGAAGCTTAAG gaCCACATAGAAAGTATAAGAGAAGCTTACACCAAGAACTTTACTTCTAAAGATGTTCTAAAGCGTCAGATAGCTGTGGCTACCTATCTCATTGATAAATTGGCACTTAGAGCTGGTACTGATAAG GATGATGATGAGGCAGACACTGTTGGTTGCTGTACGCTAAAAGTAGACCATGTGGAGTGCATTCATCCAAATCAGTTAAAG TTTGACTTCCTTGGTAAAGATTCAATAAGATATGAGAATACTGTTGAAGTTGAGCCTCCTGTTTACAAAGCCATTGGACAGTTCAAAGCTG GTAAATCCAATTCAGACGATCTTTTTGATGAGATAGACGCAAACAAACTGAACGCTCATCTTAAGGAGCTTATGCCTGGACTCACAGCTAAAGTATTCCGTACATACAATGCATCCATCACCCTGGATAAAACG TTGCGTCGAGAAACCAAAGATGGTGTTGATGTCAACcagaaaaaaatagtttatgaTCAAGCCAACAAGGAG GTGGCCATAATCTGTAATCACCAGCGTGCTGTTACAAAGTCTCACGGTGCACAAGTCAAGAAACTGAAAGATAAGATAGATGAACTCAAG GAGGGTCTAaaacaacttaaaaccaatCTAAAGAGGGCTAAAAAGGGAGAAGATCCATTAGAGGGTTCAGATGGAAAGAAAACGAGAAACATAACTCCAGAAGC GTGGGAGAAGAAGATAACTCAACAGAAGATGAAGGCTGAGAAGATGGAACGGGACATGCAGACAAAGGAGGATTTGAAAACTGTGGCCTTGGGAACGTCTAAAATTAATTACATGGATCCTAGGATCACAGTTGCGTGGTGCAAACGTAATGAAGTACCCattgaaaag ATGTTCACCAAGACTCTCCAGGAGAAATTTACGTGGGCAATGGACGTGGAACCTGACTTCAGATTCTAA
- the LOC103866520 gene encoding DNA topoisomerase 1 alpha isoform X3: MGSEAVSKPVMHNDDDDNKPLVFKKSVVIPSTVKDGDSEDDTPLRSIISIAPEQKINGNKGLDRSSRIIRHEESDDDEAPISSRLQKKKHVNEISSSDEKKHLVKKLQNGSKLESERPKVSGKRLLEKDSSEDQSSMKKHKASSSTAKQDSAKAESLSGKRKAVVSTNETDDDDDDDDVPISKRIKTDSSSNIKTPPTKPTVTKQSSTSSTRKQNVTRVASPLPKKRSKRSKKNSDYAKSSKSLRSGDGKKKWTTLVHNGVTFPPPYEPHGSKILYKGKPVNLSPEQEEVATMFAVMRETDYYNNPLFRKNFWSDWRKLLGKKHVIQTLDDCDFTPIYEWHLEKKQKNKEKKEKKQEQEEKYMWAIIDGVKEKIGNYKVEPPGLFRGRGEHPKMGKFKRRIHPHDITLNIGKDAPIPECPIPGERWKEIKHDNTVSWLAMWNDPVILKKEKYVGLSASSSQKGQSDKDKYENARKLKDHIESIREAYTKNFTSKDVLKRQIAVATYLIDKLALRAGTDKDDDEADTVGCCTLKVDHVECIHPNQLKFDFLGKDSIRYENTVEVEPPVYKAIGQFKAGKSNSDDLFDEIDANKLNAHLKELMPGLTAKVFRTYNASITLDKTLRRETKDGVDVNQKKIVYDQANKEVAIICNHQRAVTKSHGAQVKKLKDKIDELKEGLKQLKTNLKRAKKGEDPLEGSDGKKTRNITPEAWEKKITQQKMKAEKMERDMQTKEDLKTVALGTSKINYMDPRITVAWCKRNEVPIEKVKIEILMLLVGGKVKKKRLSGLNSVNVL, translated from the exons ATGGGCTCTGAGGCTGTTTCGAAACCAGTGATGCAcaacgatgatgatgataataagCCTTTAGTGTTCAAGAAAAGTGTTGTTATACCATCAACTGTTAAGGATGGAGATTCTGAGGATGATACACCTTTACGTTCCATAATCTCCATTGCGCCAGAACAAAAGATCAACGGAAACAAAGGTTTGGATAGGTCAAGTAGAATCATTAGACATGAAGAGtcagatgatgatgaagctCCAATATCGTCAAGGTTACAAAAGAAGAAGCATGTCAATGAAATTTCAAGTAGTGATGAAAAGAAACATTTGGTTAAGAAGTTGCAGAATGGTTCCAAGCTTGAAAGTGAAAGGCCAAAGGTGTCTGGCAAGAGACTTTTGGAGAAGGACAGCTCTGAAGATCAATCTTCCATGAAAAAGCACAAGGCATCATCTTCAACTGCGAAACAAGATTCTGCGAAAGCAGAAAGTTTAAGTGGAAAGAGGAAGGCTGTGGTATCAACTAATGaaactgatgatgatgatgatgatgatgatgttcccATTTCCAAGAGAATCAAGACAGACTCTTCCTCCAACATTAAAACACCACCCACAAAGCCTACAGTAACAAAACAGAGTTCTACTTCATCAACTAGGAAGCAGAATGTGACAAGAGTAGCTTCTCCTCTGCCCAAGAAAAGGAGCAAAAGATCCAAGAAAAACTCTGATTATGCAAAGTCTTCAAAATCTTTACGTTCTGGAGATGGGAAAAAGAAGTGGACAACCTTGGTGCACAACGGTGTCACTTTTCCACCACCGTATGAACCTCATGGTAGCAAGATCTTATACAAGGGAAAGCCAGTCAATTTATCTCCTGAGCAAGAAGAG GTTGCAACCATGTTTGCTGTGATGAGGGAGACAGACTATTATAACAACCCTTTATTTAGAAAGAATTTCTGGAGTGACTGGAGAAAACTACTTGGAAAGAAACATGTGATACAGACGCTAGATGATTGTGACTTTACCCCAATATATGAGTGGCATTTGGAAAAGAAGCAG AAGAATaaagagaaaaaagagaaaaaacagGAGCAGGAAGAGAAGTATATGTGGGCTATTATAGACGGTGTCAAAGAGAAA aTTGGGAACTATAAGGTTGAACCTCCTGGGTTATTCAGAGGCCGGGGAGAACATCCtaag ATGGGAAAGTTTAAGAGGCGTATACATCCTCATGACATCACTCTAAACATAGGGAAAGATGCTCCTATCCCTGAATGCCCCATACCTGGTGAAAG ATGGAAAGAAATAAAGCATGATAACACAGTCTCATGGCTAGCAATGTGGAATGATCCTGTTATCttaaaaaaggaaaagtatGTTGGTCTGTCAGCTAGCAGTTCTCAGAAAGGACAAAGCGACAAGGATAAGTACGAGAATGCCAGGAAGCTTAAG gaCCACATAGAAAGTATAAGAGAAGCTTACACCAAGAACTTTACTTCTAAAGATGTTCTAAAGCGTCAGATAGCTGTGGCTACCTATCTCATTGATAAATTGGCACTTAGAGCTGGTACTGATAAG GATGATGATGAGGCAGACACTGTTGGTTGCTGTACGCTAAAAGTAGACCATGTGGAGTGCATTCATCCAAATCAGTTAAAG TTTGACTTCCTTGGTAAAGATTCAATAAGATATGAGAATACTGTTGAAGTTGAGCCTCCTGTTTACAAAGCCATTGGACAGTTCAAAGCTG GTAAATCCAATTCAGACGATCTTTTTGATGAGATAGACGCAAACAAACTGAACGCTCATCTTAAGGAGCTTATGCCTGGACTCACAGCTAAAGTATTCCGTACATACAATGCATCCATCACCCTGGATAAAACG TTGCGTCGAGAAACCAAAGATGGTGTTGATGTCAACcagaaaaaaatagtttatgaTCAAGCCAACAAGGAG GTGGCCATAATCTGTAATCACCAGCGTGCTGTTACAAAGTCTCACGGTGCACAAGTCAAGAAACTGAAAGATAAGATAGATGAACTCAAG GAGGGTCTAaaacaacttaaaaccaatCTAAAGAGGGCTAAAAAGGGAGAAGATCCATTAGAGGGTTCAGATGGAAAGAAAACGAGAAACATAACTCCAGAAGC GTGGGAGAAGAAGATAACTCAACAGAAGATGAAGGCTGAGAAGATGGAACGGGACATGCAGACAAAGGAGGATTTGAAAACTGTGGCCTTGGGAACGTCTAAAATTAATTACATGGATCCTAGGATCACAGTTGCGTGGTGCAAACGTAATGAAGTACCCattgaaaaggtaaaaatagaaatattgaTGTTACTTGTGGGGGGTAAAGTGAAAAAGAAACGACTGAGTGGTCTAAATAGCGTTAAtgttctttaa
- the LOC103866520 gene encoding DNA topoisomerase 1 alpha isoform X4 produces MGSEAVSKPVMHNDDDDNKPLVFKKSVVIPSTVKDGDSEDDTPLRSIISIAPEQKINGNKGLDRSSRIIRHEESDDDEAPISSRLQKKKHVNEISSSDEKKHLVKKLQNGSKLESERPKVSGKRLLEKDSSEDQSSMKKHKASSSTAKQDSAKAESLSGKRKAVVSTNETDDDDDDDDVPISKRIKTDSSSNIKTPPTKPTVTKQSSTSSTRKQNVTRVASPLPKKRSKRSKKNSDYAKSSKSLRSGDGKKKWTTLVHNGVTFPPPYEPHGSKILYKGKPVNLSPEQEEVATMFAVMRETDYYNNPLFRKNFWSDWRKLLGKKHVIQTLDDCDFTPIYEWHLEKKQKNKEKKEKKQEQEEKYMWAIIDGVKEKIGNYKVEPPGLFRGRGEHPKMGKFKRRIHPHDITLNIGKDAPIPECPIPGERWKEIKHDNTVSWLAMWNDPVILKKEKYVGLSASSSQKGQSDKDKYENARKLKDHIESIREAYTKNFTSKDVLKRQIAVATYLIDKLALRAGTDKDDDEADTVGCCTLKVDHVECIHPNQLKFDFLGKDSIRYENTVEVEPPVYKAIGQFKAGKSNSDDLFDEIDANKLNAHLKELMPGLTAKVFRTYNASITLDKTLRRETKDGVDVNQKKIVYDQANKEVAIICNHQRAVTKSHGAQVKKLKDKIDELKEGLKQLKTNLKRAKKGEDPLEGSDGKKTRNITPEAWEKKITQQKMKAEKMERDMQTKEDLKTVALGTSKINYMDPRITVAWCKRNEVPIEKMFTKTLQEKFTWAMDVEPDFRF; encoded by the exons ATGGGCTCTGAGGCTGTTTCGAAACCAGTGATGCAcaacgatgatgatgataataagCCTTTAGTGTTCAAGAAAAGTGTTGTTATACCATCAACTGTTAAGGATGGAGATTCTGAGGATGATACACCTTTACGTTCCATAATCTCCATTGCGCCAGAACAAAAGATCAACGGAAACAAAGGTTTGGATAGGTCAAGTAGAATCATTAGACATGAAGAGtcagatgatgatgaagctCCAATATCGTCAAGGTTACAAAAGAAGAAGCATGTCAATGAAATTTCAAGTAGTGATGAAAAGAAACATTTGGTTAAGAAGTTGCAGAATGGTTCCAAGCTTGAAAGTGAAAGGCCAAAGGTGTCTGGCAAGAGACTTTTGGAGAAGGACAGCTCTGAAGATCAATCTTCCATGAAAAAGCACAAGGCATCATCTTCAACTGCGAAACAAGATTCTGCGAAAGCAGAAAGTTTAAGTGGAAAGAGGAAGGCTGTGGTATCAACTAATGaaactgatgatgatgatgatgatgatgatgttcccATTTCCAAGAGAATCAAGACAGACTCTTCCTCCAACATTAAAACACCACCCACAAAGCCTACAGTAACAAAACAGAGTTCTACTTCATCAACTAGGAAGCAGAATGTGACAAGAGTAGCTTCTCCTCTGCCCAAGAAAAGGAGCAAAAGATCCAAGAAAAACTCTGATTATGCAAAGTCTTCAAAATCTTTACGTTCTGGAGATGGGAAAAAGAAGTGGACAACCTTGGTGCACAACGGTGTCACTTTTCCACCACCGTATGAACCTCATGGTAGCAAGATCTTATACAAGGGAAAGCCAGTCAATTTATCTCCTGAGCAAGAAGAG GTTGCAACCATGTTTGCTGTGATGAGGGAGACAGACTATTATAACAACCCTTTATTTAGAAAGAATTTCTGGAGTGACTGGAGAAAACTACTTGGAAAGAAACATGTGATACAGACGCTAGATGATTGTGACTTTACCCCAATATATGAGTGGCATTTGGAAAAGAAGCAG AAGAATaaagagaaaaaagagaaaaaacagGAGCAGGAAGAGAAGTATATGTGGGCTATTATAGACGGTGTCAAAGAGAAA aTTGGGAACTATAAGGTTGAACCTCCTGGGTTATTCAGAGGCCGGGGAGAACATCCtaag ATGGGAAAGTTTAAGAGGCGTATACATCCTCATGACATCACTCTAAACATAGGGAAAGATGCTCCTATCCCTGAATGCCCCATACCTGGTGAAAG ATGGAAAGAAATAAAGCATGATAACACAGTCTCATGGCTAGCAATGTGGAATGATCCTGTTATCttaaaaaaggaaaagtatGTTGGTCTGTCAGCTAGCAGTTCTCAGAAAGGACAAAGCGACAAGGATAAGTACGAGAATGCCAGGAAGCTTAAG gaCCACATAGAAAGTATAAGAGAAGCTTACACCAAGAACTTTACTTCTAAAGATGTTCTAAAGCGTCAGATAGCTGTGGCTACCTATCTCATTGATAAATTGGCACTTAGAGCTGGTACTGATAAG GATGATGATGAGGCAGACACTGTTGGTTGCTGTACGCTAAAAGTAGACCATGTGGAGTGCATTCATCCAAATCAGTTAAAG TTTGACTTCCTTGGTAAAGATTCAATAAGATATGAGAATACTGTTGAAGTTGAGCCTCCTGTTTACAAAGCCATTGGACAGTTCAAAGCTG GTAAATCCAATTCAGACGATCTTTTTGATGAGATAGACGCAAACAAACTGAACGCTCATCTTAAGGAGCTTATGCCTGGACTCACAGCTAAAGTATTCCGTACATACAATGCATCCATCACCCTGGATAAAACG TTGCGTCGAGAAACCAAAGATGGTGTTGATGTCAACcagaaaaaaatagtttatgaTCAAGCCAACAAGGAG GTGGCCATAATCTGTAATCACCAGCGTGCTGTTACAAAGTCTCACGGTGCACAAGTCAAGAAACTGAAAGATAAGATAGATGAACTCAAG GAGGGTCTAaaacaacttaaaaccaatCTAAAGAGGGCTAAAAAGGGAGAAGATCCATTAGAGGGTTCAGATGGAAAGAAAACGAGAAACATAACTCCAGAAGC GTGGGAGAAGAAGATAACTCAACAGAAGATGAAGGCTGAGAAGATGGAACGGGACATGCAGACAAAGGAGGATTTGAAAACTGTGGCCTTGGGAACGTCTAAAATTAATTACATGGATCCTAGGATCACAGTTGCGTGGTGCAAACGTAATGAAGTACCCattgaaaag ATGTTCACCAAGACTCTCCAGGAGAAATTTACGTGGGCAATGGACGTGGAACCTGACTTCAGATTCTAA